From the genome of Limisalsivibrio acetivorans, one region includes:
- a CDS encoding PilZ domain-containing protein, whose translation MRERRRYHRFEDLPVKVELKSNDGSGLFEAEIIDVGIGGMKIRTDENITIYEKYMMLIKYPEDESLSEFEVEGKAWRIEPDTEINNDISRYVAIEFTGFDEKYRKMFTRFIANYLVKSNTEEEVY comes from the coding sequence ATGAGAGAAAGAAGAAGGTACCACAGGTTCGAGGATCTCCCCGTCAAGGTTGAGCTTAAGAGTAACGACGGCTCCGGTTTGTTTGAGGCTGAGATCATCGACGTAGGTATCGGCGGTATGAAGATACGTACCGATGAAAATATCACTATCTATGAAAAATATATGATGCTTATCAAGTATCCTGAGGATGAGAGCCTGTCCGAATTTGAGGTGGAGGGCAAAGCATGGCGTATAGAACCGGATACCGAGATAAACAATGACATCAGCAGGTATGTGGCCATCGAGTTCACCGGCTTCGATGAAAAGTACAGAAAGATGTTTACCCGGTTTATTGCAAATTACCTTGTGAAATCAAACACAGAGGAAGAGGTCTACTAG